A genomic region of Luteibacter aegosomatissinici contains the following coding sequences:
- a CDS encoding efflux RND transporter permease subunit: MNPSRPFILRPVATSLLAIAILLVGLFGYRFLSLSALPEVDFPTIEVVTAYPGAGPQVMASTITSPLERQLGQMPGLAQMSSTSAVGTSTITLRFELALPLDVAEQEVQAAINAASPGLPADIAHPPIYRKVNPADTPVMTLALTSPTLSLRALRELADTRLVPKLSQVTGVGLVSLDGGQQPAVVVRADPVRLRSHGLTLDDVRNAIRDANSNQAKGSLESANRSSEIAISEPVDSPEAFERLTVAHRDGAVVRLGDVAHVAEGAENSRLGAWSNDKPAIILRIRRQPGANVVEVVDRVRQLLPALQSTLPAAADIATLSDRTESVRAAVHDVQVELVFAVILVVLVIFLFLGSGTATIIPGVVVPLSLIGTFAVMYLAGFSINNLTLMALIVATGFMVDDAIVMIENIARYIEAGERPLAAALKGSRQIAFTVVSLTVSLVAVLIPLLFMGGLVGRLFREFAVTLAVAILISGVVSLTLTPMMCARMLRKVPEQRQSAFSRRGKAWLDRVLASYARGLEWVLERQRLTLAGVGLMMVLAVVLYVVIPRGLFPAQDSGDIQGISEAPASISFSAMGERQQALVKAISADPDVASVASSIGVGEGGTTLNSGQLLIHLKPLAHRDRAPKVMARLAEAAAKVQGIRLYMQPVPDLTIDDRISRGQYQFSVASTDPAQLGAWVSRAADPLRDSRKLVDVASDQQNHGVEAYINVDHDMANRYGVTSAAVGDALYNAFGQRQVGTLLTSGSPRRVILEAKETGGDAADAMSGVYLAGQGAPANSDADPNDPSSSLIPLASFATVSERAAPLLVTRIDQLPAATVSFNLAPGVALGTAMHEIDKAHAALNLPASAQVKWEGSAEAFRVSREGQAWLILATLITVYIVLGVLYESYIHPLTILSTLPSAGIGALLALLIGGFELDVISLIGVILLIGIVQKNAIMLIDFAVEAQRNDKLSARDAIVQACMLRFRPILMTTLAAMLGALPLMLGGGMGAELRHPLGVGIFWGLAVSQVLTLFTTPVIYLAFERVFLARGQRA; encoded by the coding sequence GTGAACCCGTCACGTCCCTTCATCCTCCGGCCAGTAGCCACCTCGCTGCTGGCCATCGCGATCCTGCTCGTTGGCCTGTTTGGCTACCGGTTCCTGTCGCTCTCGGCGTTGCCCGAGGTTGATTTCCCGACCATCGAGGTCGTGACGGCTTACCCGGGGGCGGGACCGCAGGTGATGGCATCGACCATCACCTCGCCGCTGGAGCGGCAGCTTGGCCAGATGCCCGGTCTGGCGCAGATGTCTTCGACCAGCGCGGTCGGCACCTCGACCATCACGCTGCGTTTTGAACTGGCGCTGCCGCTCGACGTGGCCGAGCAGGAAGTTCAGGCCGCGATCAACGCCGCCTCGCCCGGTTTGCCCGCCGATATCGCGCACCCGCCGATCTACCGCAAGGTGAACCCGGCGGATACGCCGGTGATGACCCTGGCGCTGACGTCGCCGACCCTGTCGCTGCGCGCGCTGCGCGAACTGGCCGACACACGCCTCGTGCCCAAGCTCTCGCAGGTGACGGGCGTCGGCCTGGTGAGCCTGGATGGCGGCCAGCAGCCGGCCGTCGTGGTGCGGGCCGATCCCGTTCGCCTGCGCTCGCATGGGCTCACCCTGGATGACGTACGCAACGCCATTCGCGATGCAAATTCGAACCAGGCAAAGGGCTCGCTGGAGAGTGCGAACCGTTCCTCCGAGATCGCGATCAGCGAGCCGGTAGATAGTCCGGAAGCGTTCGAGCGGTTGACCGTGGCCCATCGCGACGGCGCCGTCGTGCGCCTGGGTGATGTCGCGCACGTGGCCGAGGGCGCGGAAAATTCGCGCCTTGGCGCGTGGTCGAACGACAAGCCGGCCATCATCCTGCGCATTCGTCGCCAGCCCGGCGCGAACGTGGTCGAAGTGGTCGATCGCGTCCGCCAGCTGCTGCCCGCGCTGCAGTCGACGCTGCCGGCCGCCGCCGATATCGCCACGCTTTCCGACCGTACCGAATCGGTGCGCGCCGCCGTGCACGATGTGCAGGTGGAGCTGGTATTCGCCGTGATCCTGGTCGTGCTGGTGATCTTCCTGTTCCTGGGCAGTGGCACCGCCACGATCATCCCGGGTGTGGTCGTGCCGCTCTCGCTGATCGGCACGTTCGCGGTGATGTACCTCGCAGGGTTCTCGATCAACAACCTCACGCTCATGGCGCTGATCGTGGCGACCGGCTTCATGGTCGACGATGCGATCGTGATGATCGAGAACATTGCGCGCTATATCGAAGCGGGCGAGCGCCCGCTGGCGGCGGCGCTGAAAGGCTCGCGCCAGATCGCCTTCACCGTGGTGTCGCTGACCGTCTCGCTGGTGGCCGTGCTGATCCCGCTGCTGTTCATGGGCGGCCTGGTGGGCCGTTTGTTCCGCGAGTTCGCGGTGACCCTGGCCGTGGCGATCCTCATCTCCGGCGTGGTCTCGCTGACCCTCACGCCCATGATGTGCGCACGCATGCTGCGCAAGGTCCCTGAGCAGCGGCAGAGCGCGTTTTCGCGTCGTGGCAAGGCGTGGCTCGATCGCGTGCTGGCATCGTATGCACGTGGGCTCGAGTGGGTGCTCGAACGGCAGCGGCTCACGCTGGCCGGCGTCGGCCTCATGATGGTTCTCGCTGTCGTGCTTTACGTCGTTATTCCGCGCGGCCTGTTCCCAGCGCAGGATTCCGGCGATATCCAGGGCATCTCCGAAGCCCCGGCGTCGATCTCGTTCTCCGCGATGGGCGAGCGCCAGCAGGCCCTGGTAAAGGCCATTTCGGCCGACCCGGATGTGGCTAGCGTGGCGTCGTCGATCGGCGTGGGTGAGGGCGGTACGACCCTCAACAGCGGCCAGTTGCTCATTCATCTGAAGCCGCTGGCGCACCGCGACCGTGCACCGAAGGTCATGGCGCGCCTGGCCGAGGCCGCCGCGAAGGTGCAGGGTATCCGCCTGTACATGCAGCCGGTGCCCGACCTGACCATCGATGACCGCATCAGCCGCGGCCAATACCAGTTCTCGGTCGCCAGCACCGATCCCGCCCAGCTCGGCGCGTGGGTATCGCGCGCGGCGGATCCGCTGCGTGATTCGCGCAAGCTCGTGGATGTGGCCAGCGACCAGCAGAACCACGGCGTGGAGGCGTACATCAACGTCGACCACGACATGGCCAACCGCTACGGCGTGACCTCCGCCGCAGTCGGTGATGCACTGTACAACGCCTTCGGCCAGCGCCAGGTCGGTACGCTGCTTACCTCGGGCAGCCCGCGCCGGGTGATCCTTGAAGCGAAGGAAACCGGTGGCGATGCGGCGGACGCGATGAGCGGTGTTTACCTGGCCGGGCAGGGCGCGCCCGCGAACAGCGATGCCGATCCGAACGATCCCTCGTCGTCGCTCATCCCGCTTGCTTCGTTCGCGACGGTGAGCGAGCGTGCCGCGCCGCTGCTGGTTACCCGTATCGACCAGCTGCCGGCCGCCACCGTGTCGTTTAACCTCGCCCCGGGCGTGGCGCTGGGCACGGCCATGCATGAGATCGACAAGGCGCACGCGGCGCTGAACCTGCCGGCCAGCGCGCAGGTGAAGTGGGAAGGCTCCGCAGAGGCGTTCCGGGTCTCGCGTGAAGGCCAGGCGTGGCTGATCCTGGCCACGCTGATCACCGTGTACATCGTGCTGGGCGTGCTCTACGAGAGCTACATCCACCCGCTTACGATCCTCTCCACGCTGCCTTCCGCCGGTATCGGCGCGTTGCTGGCCTTGCTGATCGGCGGCTTCGAGCTGGATGTGATCTCGTTGATCGGCGTGATCCTGCTGATCGGCATCGTGCAGAAGAACGCGATCATGCTGATCGACTTCGCGGTGGAGGCGCAGCGCAACG